A genome region from Hoplias malabaricus isolate fHopMal1 chromosome 8, fHopMal1.hap1, whole genome shotgun sequence includes the following:
- the LOC136706063 gene encoding zinc finger CCCH domain-containing protein 11A-like isoform X2, which yields MSRKDDCFFYYYSTCTKGNRCPFRHCEAAMASETTCTLWQEGRCFYSACKFRHMEIKKKRKEILCYWENQPKGCQKPHCPFYHEKLRDQVSEEGCEASAVSPKKPVNSSKDDSLNFRIKTLEEILMMKALKARLNKTDHPNSNEGAIKSEIIQSLTQLPTRFESLVIENTGERKVADEKIIDKVLKPVSDELGETTSNLTAPKSPNNEPKSSEEIHSKILQETGQEKSVISQLQQNDLVTEVTTKLLSSSKKGKRPVSQLYAKTYSETLYKKKRLQAEKGISQQYISSREKSEAFANAGGVQVSAQPGEINVKTLEEILKEKAARTQSQAQEASSDNTLSSNDVTLQRFCISKNTDAPTFSQKKKEGSEKRAEHFAKEPQNTLEKTQEVSKTSPSNIMELKVRLELNVKPSVEKKAAPVRLARKRKAVQDLEMEPPCKRIKLSAPVCSPQIGASPSSHAHQPCLVSTQTDPPAGNFCVLDNFERMLNEFTDDKLEDRLELDSGKSADEVLLELIAVINN from the exons ATGTCCAGAAAAGACGACTGCTTCTTCTACTACTACTCAACTTGCACAAAG GGTAATCGTTGCCCTTTCAGACACTGTGAGGCTGCCATGGCTAGTGAGACTACGTGCACCCTTTGGCAGGAGGGCCGTTGCTTCTACAGTGCATGCAAGTTTCGTCATATGGAGATAAAA AAAAAACGCAAAGAAATCCTTTGCTACTGGGAGAACCAACCAAAAGGATGTCAAAAACCACACTGTCCTTTCTATCATGAAAAGTTACGAG ATCAGGTCTCTGAAGAGGGATGTGAAGCTTCCGCTGTCTCTCCAAAGAAACCTGTGAACTCTAGCAAAG ATGATTCTCTCAACTTCAGAATCAAAACCTTGGAGGAAATCCTGATGATGAAAGCTCTGAAAGCCCGTCTGAATAAGACTG ATCATCCCAATAGCAATGAAGGTGCTATCAAGAGTGAAATCATTCAGTCCCTCACACAGCTACCTACTCGATTTG AGTCTCTTGTGATTGAAAACACAGGGGAAAGGAAAGTGGCAGATGAAAAAATAATTGACAAag TATTGAAACCTGTGAGTGATGAACTTGGAGAAACAACCTCTAACCTCACAGCACCCAAGTCTCCTAACAATGAGCCAAAGTCATCTGAGGAGATCCACAGCAAAATTCTTCAAGAGACTGGGCAAGAAAAGTCAGTCATATCTCAGTTGCAGCAGAACGATCTTGTCACTGAGGTGACTACCAAGTTATTAAGCTCCTCCAAGAAAGGGAAAAGGCCTGTAAGTCAGCTATATGCAAAAACTTATTCTGAGACCCTATATAAAAAGAAAAGGCTGCAGGCAGAGAAGGGGATTTCTCAGCAATATATTTCCAGTCGTGAGAAAAGTGAAGCCTTTGCTAATGCtggaggagttcaagtatctgcGCAACCAGGAGAGATCAACGTGAAGACTCTTGAAGAGATTCTCAAGGAAAAAGCTGCAAGGACACAATCACAGGCCCAGGAAGCCTCAAGTGACAATACCCTTAGTTCAAATGATGTGACTTTGCAAAGGTTTTGCATCAGCAAAAacacag ATGCTCCCACCTTCTCTCAGAAGAAAAAAGAAGGTTCTGAGAAGAGAGCTGAACATTTTGCAAAG GAGCCACAAAACACACTTGAGAAGACACAAGAAGTGTCCAAAACATCACCAAgtaatattatggaattaaaag TGAGGCTTGAGCTAAACGTTAAACCCTCAGTGGAGAAGAAGGCTGCTCCAGTAAGACTTGCCCGGAAGAGGAAAGCTGTCCAAGACCTTGAAATGGAACCACCCTGCAAGCGCATTAAG TTATCTgctccagtctgcagtccacAAATTGGAGCCAGTCCCAGCTCTCATGCCCATCAGCCGTGTCTGGTTTCTACTCAAACTGATCCTCCTGCAGGAAACTTCTGTGTATTGGACAACTTTGAGAGAATGCTGAATGAGTTTACTGATGACAAGCTAGAGGATAGGCTGGAACTGGACTCAGGAAAGAGCGCAGATGAAGTCCTGCTTGAGCTCATTGCAGTGATCAACAACTAG
- the nolc1 gene encoding nucleolar and coiled-body phosphoprotein 1 isoform X2, whose product MAESGPVPSDLYQHVYSFLLQNKFTSAAQAFSKQAKVKPQDPNEEGLLDIFKHWVNSGESRKRKAVTNLPAAVNGPTAKKAKNESSSSEDSSSDEEETPAAKKTPPAPAPVKKPVAAAESSSSDDSSDSEDEAETKTPAKKPAAVKPVVPSPAVAARKKDTSSSSEESDSEDEQPKAKAAGAKPAAPAPKAVAPAKAPVQKKQESSSSEDSSSDSEEEAPAKPAVKAPSQVKPPAPAVKAAAPAESSSSEDSSDEEDTPPKKKPKTGPYSAVPPPAAHSAPAPAGKKAAKDSSDSSEDSSDEEEEKKAPAPTKTVAPKPAAKKDESSSESSDSSSEDEAKKPAAKAAPAKTAPAKAAPAKTPPAKAATAKTAPAKAAPTKTPPAKAAAAQEEESSSSSSEDEEEEAKKPAAKAAPAKAAPAKAAPAKKAPAAKESSSSTSSSEDSDDDKAKKTPAIKTPAKAPLATPAKTTPAKPTPKATKESSSSSSEDSDDEEEAKPPAKTPPAKTPPVKTPPAKAASAKKADSSSSDSDSSEDEAPAKAAVTPKAATTPKAATTPKAAAKAAESSSDSDSSSSDEEPPKKAAVTPATKPSPATANASPALAKPVKKPAESSDSDSDSSDSEDEAPAAKITKPAAVTPTAKAAPVASKPAAKPTAQSSSSDSDSSSDEEEEKGKPAPVSKPAPVPKPAVTPASAKKAESSSSDSSDSSDSEAEAPKTTPAKPAMTNGKTTTPKTPTSTVNTPKTKSGTKSSSSSDDSSEEEEETAKGTPAAKTTPVAKSTPASSAKAKAESSSSDSTLSEEEEETKAPKTPVVTPINDKGGKRKRNEEEEETTQKTPGQKKINTSTPHSFPKAKKNKRRRD is encoded by the exons ATGGCGGAGAGCGGTCCGGTGCCCAGCGACCTGTATCAGCACGTTTACAGCTTTCTACTGCAGAACAAGTTCACCAGCGCCGCGCAGGCGTTCAGCAAACAGGCCAAAGTC AAACCCCAGGACCCAAATGAAGAGGGACTTCTAGACATCTTCAAACACTGGGTCAA CTCTGGAGAGTCCAGAAAGCGTAAGGCAGTTACGAACCTTCCAGCTGCTGTCAATGGACCGACTGCGAAAAAGGCTAAGAATGAGAGTTCAAGTAGTGAAGACTCCAGCAGCGATGAAGAGGAAACACCTGCTGCCAAGAAAACACCTCCAG cTCCTGCTCCAGTGAAGAAGCCAGTAGCTGCAGCAGAATCGAGCAGCAGTGATGACTCCAGTGACTCTGAGGATGAGGCAGAGACCAAAACTCCTGCAAAG AAACCTGCAGCGGTGAAACCTGTGGTGCCGTCTCCAGCGGTGGCAGCCAGGAAAAAGGATACTAGCTCCAGCAGTGAGGAGTCAGATTCTGAGGATGAGCAGCCCAAAGCTAAAGCTGCAG GGGCTAAGCCTGCAGCTCCAGCTCCTAAGGCTGTGGCACCTGCCAAAGCCCCAGTTCAGAAGAAGCAGGAAAGCAGCAGCAGCGAGGATAGCTCAAGTGATTCTGAGGAAGAGGCTCCAGCTAAG CCTGCAGTGAAGGCCCCATCCCAGGTGAAGCCCCCAGCTCCAGCTGTTAAGGCTGCCGCTCCAGCTGAGTCAAGCAGTAGTGAAGACTCATCAGATGAGGAGGACACTCCTCCCAAGAAGAAACCCAAAACAG gCCCATATAGTGCTGTCCCCCCACCTGCCGCTCACAGTGCCCCTGCTCCAGCTGGCAAAAAAGCAGCTAAAGACTCCTCAGACAGTAGTGAGGACAGCAGCGAtgaggaggaagaaaaaaaggcTCCAG CACCTACAAAAACTGTTGCTCCTAAACCAGCAGCCAAGAAGGATGAGTCCAGTTCAGAAAGCTCAG attcAAGCTCAGAGGATGAGGCCAAGAAACCAGCTGCCAAAGCAGCTCCGGCTAAAACTGCCCCGGCCAAAGCAGCTCCTGCTAAAACCCCACCTGCTAAAGCAGCTACTGCTAAAACTGCCCCAGCCAAAGCAGCGCCTACTAAAACCCCACCTGCTAAAGCAGCTGCTGCTCAGGAGGAAGAGTCGTCGTCTTCAAGCTCtgaggatgaggaagaggaaGCAAAGAAGCCAGCTGCCAAGGCAGCCCCAGCTAAAGCTGCCCCAGCTAAGGCGGCACCTGCTAAGAAAGCCCCGGCTGCAAAGGAATCTTCCTCCTCAACTTCCAGCTCTGAGGATTCAGATGATGACAAAGCAAAAAAGACACCTGCAATTAAGACACCTGCAAAAGCTCCACTTGCCACCCCAGCTAAGACCACCCCTGCCAAGCCAACCCCTAAAGCCACAAAAGAGTCGTCATCCTCCAGTTCAGAGGACTCTGACGATGAAGAGGAAGCCAAACCTCCAGCTAAGACTCCTCCAGCTAAAACTCCTCCGGTTAAGACTCCTCCTGCAAAGGCAGCATCTGCAAAAAAGGCTGATTCTTCAAGCTCAG ACTCTGACAGCTCAGAAGATGAAGCTCCTGCCAAAGCTGCGGTCACGCCCAAAGCTGCAACCACACCCAAAGCTGCAACCACACCCAAAGCTGCGGCTAAAGCAGCTGAAAGCAGCTCAGACTCAGATAGCTCCTCCTCTGATGAAGAGCCTCCTAAGAAAGCAGCTGTCACTCCAGCCACCAAACCTTCCCCTGCCACAGCGAATGCTTCCCCAGCTCTGGCCAAACCAGTCAAAAAGCCAGCAGaaagctcagactcagacagtGACAGTTCCGACTCCGAAGATGAAGCCCCTGCAGCTAAAATAACAAAACCTGCTGCGGTCACTCCCACAGCTAAAGCTGCACCTGTGGCCTCTAAACCTGCAGCTAAACCCACAGCCCAGTCCAGCAGTAGTGACTCTGACAGTTCCAGcgatgaggaggaggaaaagggAAAACCTGCCCCTGTCTCTAAACCTGCTCCTGTTCCTAAACCTGCTGTAACCCCCGCCAGTGCTAAGAAGGCTGAGAGCAGCAGCTCTGACTCCTCAGACAGCTCAGACTCTGAGGCAGAAGCTCCAAAGACAACACCAGCCAAGCCTGCCATGACCAATGGAAAAACCACAACACCCAAGACCCCCACCTCCACAGTGAACACCCCTAAAACAAAATCTGGAACAAAGTCTTCTTCCTCTAGTGACGACAgctcagaggaagaggaggagacgGCGAAGGGCACGCCTGCAGCAAAGACAACACCTGTAGCAAAGAGCACACCTGCCTCCTCGGCCAAGGCCAAAGCAGAGAGCAGCTCATCAGACAGCACTTTGtcggaggaagaggaagaaaccAAGGCTCCCAAGACTCCTGTAGTTACTCCAATAAACG acaaaggggGCAAGAGGAAAAGgaatgaggaggaggaagaaacaacacagaaaacacCCGGGCAGAAAAAAATCAACACATCTACACCTCACTCTTTCCCTAAGGCCAAAAAG AATAAGAGACGACGAGATTGA
- the nolc1 gene encoding nucleolar and coiled-body phosphoprotein 1 isoform X1 has product MAESGPVPSDLYQHVYSFLLQNKFTSAAQAFSKQAKVKPQDPNEEGLLDIFKHWVNSGESRKRKAVTNLPAAVNGPTAKKAKNESSSSEDSSSDEEETPAAKKTPPAPAPVKKPVAAAESSSSDDSSDSEDEAETKTPAKKPAAVKPVVPSPAVAARKKDTSSSSEESDSEDEQPKAKAAGAKPAAPAPKAVAPAKAPVQKKQESSSSEDSSSDSEEEAPAKPAVKAPSQVKPPAPAVKAAAPAESSSSEDSSDEEDTPPKKKPKTGPYSAVPPPAAHSAPAPAGKKAAKDSSDSSEDSSDEEEEKKAPAPTKTVAPKPAAKKDESSSESSDSSSEDEAKKPAAKAAPAKTAPAKAAPAKTPPAKAATAKTAPAKAAPTKTPPAKAAAAQEEESSSSSSEDEEEEAKKPAAKAAPAKAAPAKAAPAKKAPAAKESSSSTSSSEDSDDDKAKKTPAIKTPAKAPLATPAKTTPAKPTPKATKESSSSSSEDSDDEEEAKPPAKTPPAKTPPVKTPPAKAASAKKADSSSSDSDSSEDEAPAKAAVTPKAATTPKAATTPKAAAKAAESSSDSDSSSSDEEPPKKAAVTPATKPSPATANASPALAKPVKKPAESSDSDSDSSDSEDEAPAAKITKPAAVTPTAKAAPVASKPAAKPTAQSSSSDSDSSSDEEEEKGKPAPVSKPAPVPKPAVTPASAKKAESSSSDSSDSSDSEAEAPKTTPAKPAMTNGKTTTPKTPTSTVNTPKTKSGTKSSSSSDDSSEEEEETAKGTPAAKTTPVAKSTPASSAKAKAESSSSDSTLSEEEEETKAPKTPVVTPINDKGGKRKRNEEEEETTQKTPGQKKINTSTPHSFPKAKKNSNAPFRRIRDDEIDVDPRLADNSFNAKMGATGDWGEKANNVLKFTKGKSFRHEKTKKKRGSYKGGAISTTVNSIKFDSD; this is encoded by the exons ATGGCGGAGAGCGGTCCGGTGCCCAGCGACCTGTATCAGCACGTTTACAGCTTTCTACTGCAGAACAAGTTCACCAGCGCCGCGCAGGCGTTCAGCAAACAGGCCAAAGTC AAACCCCAGGACCCAAATGAAGAGGGACTTCTAGACATCTTCAAACACTGGGTCAA CTCTGGAGAGTCCAGAAAGCGTAAGGCAGTTACGAACCTTCCAGCTGCTGTCAATGGACCGACTGCGAAAAAGGCTAAGAATGAGAGTTCAAGTAGTGAAGACTCCAGCAGCGATGAAGAGGAAACACCTGCTGCCAAGAAAACACCTCCAG cTCCTGCTCCAGTGAAGAAGCCAGTAGCTGCAGCAGAATCGAGCAGCAGTGATGACTCCAGTGACTCTGAGGATGAGGCAGAGACCAAAACTCCTGCAAAG AAACCTGCAGCGGTGAAACCTGTGGTGCCGTCTCCAGCGGTGGCAGCCAGGAAAAAGGATACTAGCTCCAGCAGTGAGGAGTCAGATTCTGAGGATGAGCAGCCCAAAGCTAAAGCTGCAG GGGCTAAGCCTGCAGCTCCAGCTCCTAAGGCTGTGGCACCTGCCAAAGCCCCAGTTCAGAAGAAGCAGGAAAGCAGCAGCAGCGAGGATAGCTCAAGTGATTCTGAGGAAGAGGCTCCAGCTAAG CCTGCAGTGAAGGCCCCATCCCAGGTGAAGCCCCCAGCTCCAGCTGTTAAGGCTGCCGCTCCAGCTGAGTCAAGCAGTAGTGAAGACTCATCAGATGAGGAGGACACTCCTCCCAAGAAGAAACCCAAAACAG gCCCATATAGTGCTGTCCCCCCACCTGCCGCTCACAGTGCCCCTGCTCCAGCTGGCAAAAAAGCAGCTAAAGACTCCTCAGACAGTAGTGAGGACAGCAGCGAtgaggaggaagaaaaaaaggcTCCAG CACCTACAAAAACTGTTGCTCCTAAACCAGCAGCCAAGAAGGATGAGTCCAGTTCAGAAAGCTCAG attcAAGCTCAGAGGATGAGGCCAAGAAACCAGCTGCCAAAGCAGCTCCGGCTAAAACTGCCCCGGCCAAAGCAGCTCCTGCTAAAACCCCACCTGCTAAAGCAGCTACTGCTAAAACTGCCCCAGCCAAAGCAGCGCCTACTAAAACCCCACCTGCTAAAGCAGCTGCTGCTCAGGAGGAAGAGTCGTCGTCTTCAAGCTCtgaggatgaggaagaggaaGCAAAGAAGCCAGCTGCCAAGGCAGCCCCAGCTAAAGCTGCCCCAGCTAAGGCGGCACCTGCTAAGAAAGCCCCGGCTGCAAAGGAATCTTCCTCCTCAACTTCCAGCTCTGAGGATTCAGATGATGACAAAGCAAAAAAGACACCTGCAATTAAGACACCTGCAAAAGCTCCACTTGCCACCCCAGCTAAGACCACCCCTGCCAAGCCAACCCCTAAAGCCACAAAAGAGTCGTCATCCTCCAGTTCAGAGGACTCTGACGATGAAGAGGAAGCCAAACCTCCAGCTAAGACTCCTCCAGCTAAAACTCCTCCGGTTAAGACTCCTCCTGCAAAGGCAGCATCTGCAAAAAAGGCTGATTCTTCAAGCTCAG ACTCTGACAGCTCAGAAGATGAAGCTCCTGCCAAAGCTGCGGTCACGCCCAAAGCTGCAACCACACCCAAAGCTGCAACCACACCCAAAGCTGCGGCTAAAGCAGCTGAAAGCAGCTCAGACTCAGATAGCTCCTCCTCTGATGAAGAGCCTCCTAAGAAAGCAGCTGTCACTCCAGCCACCAAACCTTCCCCTGCCACAGCGAATGCTTCCCCAGCTCTGGCCAAACCAGTCAAAAAGCCAGCAGaaagctcagactcagacagtGACAGTTCCGACTCCGAAGATGAAGCCCCTGCAGCTAAAATAACAAAACCTGCTGCGGTCACTCCCACAGCTAAAGCTGCACCTGTGGCCTCTAAACCTGCAGCTAAACCCACAGCCCAGTCCAGCAGTAGTGACTCTGACAGTTCCAGcgatgaggaggaggaaaagggAAAACCTGCCCCTGTCTCTAAACCTGCTCCTGTTCCTAAACCTGCTGTAACCCCCGCCAGTGCTAAGAAGGCTGAGAGCAGCAGCTCTGACTCCTCAGACAGCTCAGACTCTGAGGCAGAAGCTCCAAAGACAACACCAGCCAAGCCTGCCATGACCAATGGAAAAACCACAACACCCAAGACCCCCACCTCCACAGTGAACACCCCTAAAACAAAATCTGGAACAAAGTCTTCTTCCTCTAGTGACGACAgctcagaggaagaggaggagacgGCGAAGGGCACGCCTGCAGCAAAGACAACACCTGTAGCAAAGAGCACACCTGCCTCCTCGGCCAAGGCCAAAGCAGAGAGCAGCTCATCAGACAGCACTTTGtcggaggaagaggaagaaaccAAGGCTCCCAAGACTCCTGTAGTTACTCCAATAAACG acaaaggggGCAAGAGGAAAAGgaatgaggaggaggaagaaacaacacagaaaacacCCGGGCAGAAAAAAATCAACACATCTACACCTCACTCTTTCCCTAAGGCCAAAAAG AATAGCAATGCTCCTTTCCGTAGAATAAGAGACGACGAGATTGATGTAGATCCACGTCTGGCAGACAACTCTTTCAATGCAAAG ATGGGAGCCACCGGAGACTGGGGAGAGAAGGCCAACAATGTCTTAAAATTCACCAAAGGCAAATCCTTCAGACACGAGAAGACCAAGAAGAAGCGTGGAAGCTACAAAGGAGGTGCCATCTCCACTACAGTGAACTCCATTAAATTCGACAGTGACTGA
- the mrps6 gene encoding 28S ribosomal protein S6, mitochondrial: MPRYELSLILRAMQRPEVAAALRRTAETLLERGAVVRELQSLGERTLPYNISKHNQRHTRGAYFLMDFHASPSAVKGLLNHLERDVDVIRPTVLKKDVRVSQGQCCGLENTKQHTHQRSST; this comes from the coding sequence ATGCCCCGATACGAGCTATCTCTGATCCTGAGGGCGATGCAGCGCCCGGAGGTGGCGGCGGCACTGCGGCGGACGGCGGAGACACTGCTCGAGCGCGGCGCCGTAGTTCGCGAGCTGCAGAGCCTCGGCGAGCGGACACTGCCCTACAACATCTCCAAACACAATCAGAGACACACGCGCGGAGCCTACTTCCTCATGGACTTCCACGCGTCTCCGTCCGCGGTGAAGGGCTTACTGAACCACCTCGAGAGAGACGTGGACGTGATCCGACCCACGGTCCTGAAGAAGGATGTTCGGGTCTCTCAGGGACAGTGCTGCGGcttagaaaatacaaaacaacacaCTCACCAGAGATCTTCGACATAA
- the psap gene encoding prosaposin, with protein sequence MLLTFLFISTAVATPLLGTERCAQGPPFWCQNVKTASLCGAVSHCQQNVWNQPQMKSVPCDLCKEVLVVVDQLLKDNSTEAEILGYMEKACQLIPEEDVSAQCKEIVDNYYPVLMDIIKGELENPGVVCGALGLCVSQEEALAKAQLLSNEIPQVDLAQRVNPLLLNVPQLLFPQETKKDEQTPKEASSDVVCEDCVKFISDFQAEAKKNTTFISAFIAQVEEQCELLEPGIAEICKQYISQYGPLVVQQLMSMQPKDICCRAGFCDSTPKSVPMQTLVAAKSIPAVKTFPATKVEVDASPKPMKKMVRAREPPQCAICEFVMKELEDMIQDHTTEDEVVQAVEKVCNILPSTLTAQCKDLIETYGQAIIELLVQEADPKTICTLLGLCKGAGRAFIPVLEKADFEAGDFCDVCKMAVRYIDGILEQNATEAEIEQAVEKICNFLPDELKTQCDQLVQQYEPLLVQLLLQTLDPDFVCMKLGACPEAVHHLLGMEQCSWGPAFWCKNMETASRCNAVAHCRRHVWS encoded by the exons atgctcctcaccTTCCTGTTCATCTCCACTG cTGTGGCCACGCCACTATTGGGAACAGAGCGGTGTGCTCAAGGCCCCCCCTTTTGGTGCCAGAATGTCAAGACTGCCTCTCTTTGTGGTGCAGTCTCCCACTGCCAACAAAACGTGTGGAACCAGCCTCAGATG AAATCTGTACCATGTGATCTGTGCAAAGAAGTGTTGGTTGTAGTGGATCAGCTACTTAAGGACAATTCCACAGAG GCTGAGATCCTGGGTTACATGGAGAAAGCATGCCAGTTGATTCCTGAAGAAGATGTGTCTGCTCAATGCAAGGAGATTGTGGACAACTATTACCCAGTCCTCATGGACATCATTAAAGGAGAGCTG GAGAACCcaggtgtagtgtgtggtgccctTGGACTTTGTGTGTCCCAAGAGGAAGCTCTAGCCAAAGCTCAGCTTCTCTCCAATGAGATTCCTCAGGTGGATTTGGCGCAGAGAGTCAACCCTTTGCTGCTTAATGTCCCTCAGCTCCTTTTCCCCCAGGAGACAAAGAAAGATGAGCAGACTCCCAAAGAG GCATCTAGTGATGTAGTGTGTGAAGACTGTGTGAAGTTCATCAGTGATTTTCAAGCAGAGGCCAAGAAGAACACCACCTTCATCAGCGCATTTATTGCTCAAGTTGAGGAACAGTGTGAGCTGCTGGAGCCTGGCATTGCTGAAATT TGCAAGCAATACATTAGCCAGTACGGCCCTCTTGTTGTTCAGCAGCTCATGTCGATG CAACCTAAAGATATCTGCTGCCGAGCTGGTTTCTGTGACTCCACCCCCAAGTCTGTGCCCATGCAGACTCTGGTGGCTGCAAAATCCATCCCTGCTGTGAAGACCTTTCCTGCCACCAAAGTGGAAGTGGATGCCTCCCCCAAGCCTATGAAG AAGATGGTGCGTGCACGTGAACCTCCTCAGTGTGCCATCTGTGAGTTTGTCATGAAGGAACTGGAAGATATGATCCAGGACCACACCACTGAG GATGAAGTGGTGCAGGCTGTAGAGAAAGTGTGCAACATTCTGCCATCCACACTTACTGCGCAGTGTAAGGACCTGATTGAGACCTATGGCCAGGCAATTATTGAGCTGCTGGTGCAGGAGGCAGATCCCAAGACAATCTGCACCCTGCTGGGGCTGTGTAAGGGAGCTGGCCGTGCTTTCATCC CTGTGTTGGAGAAGGCTGATTTTGAGGCTGGAGACTTCTGTGATGTGTGCAAGATGGCTGTGCGCTATATTGATGGCATTCTGGAGCAGAATGCCACTGAGGCAGAGATTGAGCAAGCTGTGGAGAAAATCTGCAACTTCCTGCCTGATGAACTCAAGACTCAG TGTGATCAGCTTGTTCAACAGTACGAACCTTTGCTGGTCCAGCTGCTGCTCCAGACTCTTGACCCAGACTTTGTCTGCATG AAACTGGGTGCGTGCCCTGAAGCAGTGCATCACCTGCTGGGCATGGAGCAGTGTAGTTGGGGACCTGCCTTCTGGTGCAAAAACATGGAGACCGCCTCCCGCTGCAAT GCGGTGGCTCACTGCAGACGTCATGTATGGAGTTAA
- the LOC136706063 gene encoding zinc finger CCCH domain-containing protein 11A-like isoform X1 produces MSRKDDCFFYYYSTCTKGNRCPFRHCEAAMASETTCTLWQEGRCFYSACKFRHMEIKKKRKEILCYWENQPKGCQKPHCPFYHEKLRDQVSEEGCEASAVSPKKPVNSSKDDSLNFRIKTLEEILMMKALKARLNKTDHPNSNEGAIKSEIIQSLTQLPTRFESLVIENTGERKVADEKIIDKVLKPVSDELGETTSNLTAPKSPNNEPKSSEEIHSKILQETGQEKSVISQLQQNDLVTEVTTKLLSSSKKGKRPVSQLYAKTYSETLYKKKRLQAEKGISQQYISSREKSEAFANAGGVQVSAQPGEINVKTLEEILKEKAARTQSQAQEASSDNTLSSNDVTLQRFCISKNTADAPTFSQKKKEGSEKRAEHFAKEPQNTLEKTQEVSKTSPSNIMELKVRLELNVKPSVEKKAAPVRLARKRKAVQDLEMEPPCKRIKLSAPVCSPQIGASPSSHAHQPCLVSTQTDPPAGNFCVLDNFERMLNEFTDDKLEDRLELDSGKSADEVLLELIAVINN; encoded by the exons ATGTCCAGAAAAGACGACTGCTTCTTCTACTACTACTCAACTTGCACAAAG GGTAATCGTTGCCCTTTCAGACACTGTGAGGCTGCCATGGCTAGTGAGACTACGTGCACCCTTTGGCAGGAGGGCCGTTGCTTCTACAGTGCATGCAAGTTTCGTCATATGGAGATAAAA AAAAAACGCAAAGAAATCCTTTGCTACTGGGAGAACCAACCAAAAGGATGTCAAAAACCACACTGTCCTTTCTATCATGAAAAGTTACGAG ATCAGGTCTCTGAAGAGGGATGTGAAGCTTCCGCTGTCTCTCCAAAGAAACCTGTGAACTCTAGCAAAG ATGATTCTCTCAACTTCAGAATCAAAACCTTGGAGGAAATCCTGATGATGAAAGCTCTGAAAGCCCGTCTGAATAAGACTG ATCATCCCAATAGCAATGAAGGTGCTATCAAGAGTGAAATCATTCAGTCCCTCACACAGCTACCTACTCGATTTG AGTCTCTTGTGATTGAAAACACAGGGGAAAGGAAAGTGGCAGATGAAAAAATAATTGACAAag TATTGAAACCTGTGAGTGATGAACTTGGAGAAACAACCTCTAACCTCACAGCACCCAAGTCTCCTAACAATGAGCCAAAGTCATCTGAGGAGATCCACAGCAAAATTCTTCAAGAGACTGGGCAAGAAAAGTCAGTCATATCTCAGTTGCAGCAGAACGATCTTGTCACTGAGGTGACTACCAAGTTATTAAGCTCCTCCAAGAAAGGGAAAAGGCCTGTAAGTCAGCTATATGCAAAAACTTATTCTGAGACCCTATATAAAAAGAAAAGGCTGCAGGCAGAGAAGGGGATTTCTCAGCAATATATTTCCAGTCGTGAGAAAAGTGAAGCCTTTGCTAATGCtggaggagttcaagtatctgcGCAACCAGGAGAGATCAACGTGAAGACTCTTGAAGAGATTCTCAAGGAAAAAGCTGCAAGGACACAATCACAGGCCCAGGAAGCCTCAAGTGACAATACCCTTAGTTCAAATGATGTGACTTTGCAAAGGTTTTGCATCAGCAAAAacacag CAGATGCTCCCACCTTCTCTCAGAAGAAAAAAGAAGGTTCTGAGAAGAGAGCTGAACATTTTGCAAAG GAGCCACAAAACACACTTGAGAAGACACAAGAAGTGTCCAAAACATCACCAAgtaatattatggaattaaaag TGAGGCTTGAGCTAAACGTTAAACCCTCAGTGGAGAAGAAGGCTGCTCCAGTAAGACTTGCCCGGAAGAGGAAAGCTGTCCAAGACCTTGAAATGGAACCACCCTGCAAGCGCATTAAG TTATCTgctccagtctgcagtccacAAATTGGAGCCAGTCCCAGCTCTCATGCCCATCAGCCGTGTCTGGTTTCTACTCAAACTGATCCTCCTGCAGGAAACTTCTGTGTATTGGACAACTTTGAGAGAATGCTGAATGAGTTTACTGATGACAAGCTAGAGGATAGGCTGGAACTGGACTCAGGAAAGAGCGCAGATGAAGTCCTGCTTGAGCTCATTGCAGTGATCAACAACTAG